In Betta splendens chromosome 19, fBetSpl5.4, whole genome shotgun sequence, the following proteins share a genomic window:
- the fam189a2 gene encoding endosomal transmembrane epsin interactor 1 isoform X2 encodes MSLPVVLPGSCCAVIGTSHLADPTHRRRARGPPAPRAAGGVRRLPPRRPLLWLGLLQLLLGGSIVALSFEALSLSSLASVRNACPFWAGCSVVLLGAVGLTALRRPMPVLSEEGDVCYCCRMSRASRCATKIKLLKLHPGNSCSSTRVQLKNVLFVLCALNALTLAVCFMAAALRYLHIFYTETPSSSPCMDEPRTPAEEREEPAQIPDPEEFVAPAPPPSYFSTFSSSTPRFAYQMFYRPGTKGAEVCPLDPPPPYEAVTQEAEFTVGPTATSSGASVPGNVQTKLQPPPPPPPPPQQLTPILNCGRRVGSCRSSSDPVLMDLTAKVWSSCGAPHASPPQTTDSSTQTSQSTLTAQNQTQAQAQNQAQGGVTLRRGSRTPRRPRPSSMVDYQSYRHTQQLVRRILEQPAAQGLAPEVQELVDSIRSVLQSDQEHMDEAVCCASYIEQVFTESPMGPVHPDSQQQPGHRALHTFPGLLRRRPVLLHLRSCGDLSSFTCSSPEVLERGGNRRAGSRAGSHWDQTARPHSLIGVFKETIL; translated from the exons ATGTCGCTCCCGGTGGTGCTGCCGGGCTCCTGCTGCGCCGTCATCGGGACCTCGCACCTCGCGGATCCCACGCACCGACGCCGAGCGCGCGGCCCGCCCGCGCCCCGGGCCGCGGGCGGCGTCCGGCGGCTGCCGCCGCGGCGGCCGCTGCTGTGGCTGGGCttgttgcagctgctgctcggcGGCTCCATCGTGGCGCTGTCCTTCGAGGCGCTGTCCCTCAGCAGCCTGGCCTCCGTCAGGAACGCGTGTCCCTTCTGGGCAGGCTGCTCG gtggtTCTGTTGGGAGCCGTAGGCCTCACAGCATTGAGACGACCCATGCCCGTGTTG aGTGAGGAGGGAGATGTATGTTACTGCTGCCGCATGTCCCGCGCCTCCAGATGTGCTACTAAgatcaagctgctgaagctcCACCCTGGaaactcctgcagctccacgagGGTCCAGCTCAAG aatgtgttgtttgtgctgtgtgctCTGAACGCTCTGACCTTAGCGGTGTGCTTTATGGCAGCTGCCCTCAGATATCTGCACATCTTCTACACAGAgactccttcttcctctccctgtatg GACGAGCCCAGGACCCCGGctgaggagcgggaggagcctGCTCAGATCCCAGATCCAGAGGAGTTTGTggctcctgcgcctcctccttcctacttctccaccttctcctcatCCACGCCTCGCTTCGCTTACCA AATGTTCTACAGGCCTGGAACCAAAGGGGCAGAGGTGTGTccgctggaccctcctcctccctacGAAGCTGTCACACAG GAGGCTGAGTTCACTGTGGGCCCAACCGCGACTTCTTCAGGAGCCTCTGTTCCAG GAAACGTTCAGACCAAGCTgcagcctccccctcctccccctcctcctcctcagcagctcacACCAATACTAAATTGTGGCCGGCGAGTGGGGAGCTGCCGCTCCAGCAGCGACCCGGTGCTGATGGACCTCACGGCTAAAG tgtggagcagctgtggtgCTCCCCACGCTTCGCCTCCTCAAACCACAGACTCTTCCACCCAGACCTCCCAGTCCACGCTGACTgcccagaaccagacccaggcccaggcccagaaCCAGGCCCAGGGTGGGGTCACACTCAGACGAGGCAGCAGGACGCCGCGCCGGCCCCGGCCCTCGTCCATGGTGGACTACCAgagctacagacacacacagcaactgGTTAGAAGGATCCTGGAGCAGCCGGCCGCTCAGGGCCTGGCCCCTGAGGtccaggagctggtggacaGCATACGAAGCGTCCTTCAGTCAGACCAGGAGCACATGGATGAGGCTGTGTGCTGCGCCAGTTACATAGAACAG GTGTTCACCGAGTCACCGATGGGTCCCGTTCATCCCGattcccagcagcagccaggacaCAGAGCTTTGCATACGTTCCCTGGGCTCCTGAGGAGAAgacctgtcctgctgcatctgAGGAGCTGTGGGGACCTTAGCTCGTTCACCTGTTCCTCACCCGAGGTTCTGGAACGTGGTGGAAATCGTAGGGCTGGGTCAAGGGCAGGTTCCCACTGGGATCAGACCGCCCGCCCCCACAGCCTGATTGGAGTCTTCAAAGAGACGATACTGTAA
- the fam189a2 gene encoding endosomal transmembrane epsin interactor 1 isoform X1: MSLPVVLPGSCCAVIGTSHLADPTHRRRARGPPAPRAAGGVRRLPPRRPLLWLGLLQLLLGGSIVALSFEALSLSSLASVRNACPFWAGCSVVLLGAVGLTALRRPMPVLVNVFFLLSVVCVLLNVAGILLCSQGAQLVSSMDICQASEEGDVCYCCRMSRASRCATKIKLLKLHPGNSCSSTRVQLKNVLFVLCALNALTLAVCFMAAALRYLHIFYTETPSSSPCMDEPRTPAEEREEPAQIPDPEEFVAPAPPPSYFSTFSSSTPRFAYQMFYRPGTKGAEVCPLDPPPPYEAVTQEAEFTVGPTATSSGASVPGNVQTKLQPPPPPPPPPQQLTPILNCGRRVGSCRSSSDPVLMDLTAKVWSSCGAPHASPPQTTDSSTQTSQSTLTAQNQTQAQAQNQAQGGVTLRRGSRTPRRPRPSSMVDYQSYRHTQQLVRRILEQPAAQGLAPEVQELVDSIRSVLQSDQEHMDEAVCCASYIEQVFTESPMGPVHPDSQQQPGHRALHTFPGLLRRRPVLLHLRSCGDLSSFTCSSPEVLERGGNRRAGSRAGSHWDQTARPHSLIGVFKETIL; encoded by the exons ATGTCGCTCCCGGTGGTGCTGCCGGGCTCCTGCTGCGCCGTCATCGGGACCTCGCACCTCGCGGATCCCACGCACCGACGCCGAGCGCGCGGCCCGCCCGCGCCCCGGGCCGCGGGCGGCGTCCGGCGGCTGCCGCCGCGGCGGCCGCTGCTGTGGCTGGGCttgttgcagctgctgctcggcGGCTCCATCGTGGCGCTGTCCTTCGAGGCGCTGTCCCTCAGCAGCCTGGCCTCCGTCAGGAACGCGTGTCCCTTCTGGGCAGGCTGCTCG gtggtTCTGTTGGGAGCCGTAGGCCTCACAGCATTGAGACGACCCATGCCCGTGTTG gtcaatgtgtttttcctgctgtctgtggtgtgtgtgctccttAATGTGGCTGGAATCCTGCTGTGCAGCCAAGGCGCCCAGCTGGTGTCCAGTATGGACATCTGCCAAGCG aGTGAGGAGGGAGATGTATGTTACTGCTGCCGCATGTCCCGCGCCTCCAGATGTGCTACTAAgatcaagctgctgaagctcCACCCTGGaaactcctgcagctccacgagGGTCCAGCTCAAG aatgtgttgtttgtgctgtgtgctCTGAACGCTCTGACCTTAGCGGTGTGCTTTATGGCAGCTGCCCTCAGATATCTGCACATCTTCTACACAGAgactccttcttcctctccctgtatg GACGAGCCCAGGACCCCGGctgaggagcgggaggagcctGCTCAGATCCCAGATCCAGAGGAGTTTGTggctcctgcgcctcctccttcctacttctccaccttctcctcatCCACGCCTCGCTTCGCTTACCA AATGTTCTACAGGCCTGGAACCAAAGGGGCAGAGGTGTGTccgctggaccctcctcctccctacGAAGCTGTCACACAG GAGGCTGAGTTCACTGTGGGCCCAACCGCGACTTCTTCAGGAGCCTCTGTTCCAG GAAACGTTCAGACCAAGCTgcagcctccccctcctccccctcctcctcctcagcagctcacACCAATACTAAATTGTGGCCGGCGAGTGGGGAGCTGCCGCTCCAGCAGCGACCCGGTGCTGATGGACCTCACGGCTAAAG tgtggagcagctgtggtgCTCCCCACGCTTCGCCTCCTCAAACCACAGACTCTTCCACCCAGACCTCCCAGTCCACGCTGACTgcccagaaccagacccaggcccaggcccagaaCCAGGCCCAGGGTGGGGTCACACTCAGACGAGGCAGCAGGACGCCGCGCCGGCCCCGGCCCTCGTCCATGGTGGACTACCAgagctacagacacacacagcaactgGTTAGAAGGATCCTGGAGCAGCCGGCCGCTCAGGGCCTGGCCCCTGAGGtccaggagctggtggacaGCATACGAAGCGTCCTTCAGTCAGACCAGGAGCACATGGATGAGGCTGTGTGCTGCGCCAGTTACATAGAACAG GTGTTCACCGAGTCACCGATGGGTCCCGTTCATCCCGattcccagcagcagccaggacaCAGAGCTTTGCATACGTTCCCTGGGCTCCTGAGGAGAAgacctgtcctgctgcatctgAGGAGCTGTGGGGACCTTAGCTCGTTCACCTGTTCCTCACCCGAGGTTCTGGAACGTGGTGGAAATCGTAGGGCTGGGTCAAGGGCAGGTTCCCACTGGGATCAGACCGCCCGCCCCCACAGCCTGATTGGAGTCTTCAAAGAGACGATACTGTAA
- the apba1a gene encoding amyloid-beta A4 precursor protein-binding family A member 1: MNPQDTELGQEVMEDTDAPHRHHHGRSHSHSNQEKRYRRCEVPAGAGSRVRAPQQRRPQELQDMDLQAEAQCPQPQQPQPIPRPAVTRYRRQGDSEARIRAQQLRHRQRQQREAERAQQQEKQPHADTTQEDERERDDSVLARSASTESGFHTHTDRAEGDDGLVMMCLEPEGQPEVEDDAGAYGVQLRPEAEGYTESAEAEQQHPHPHAAFLPQSPPRPRDPLFDSQNPPRQDEAVESCVSAGYSNYMYTQPLGLSRGLADQNLDTLDNELTDEAYSEPYDIYTLSEHVYEEICDAPTSASSATDGAEGTESLQQRRAGFRLLDGRAGSGDFHQQEAVGSRLRHYDERSDGESDSPEKEAEFAPYPRADSCDQEEDIDSIVAEVKESLSSQSLHHAANDTIQEDNELDKAQPDSQSDSKPKAANQARPVRKQPVSPSEEAGAVRNSQEKRDAISLAIKDIKEAIEEVKTRTVRSPYTPDEPKEPIWVMRQDLSPTAECDLEPSLGGESPGSGSPSPPGAESSSRHLLQDSSFDSSPSSKESRRSLASFPTYVEVPGPCDPEDLIDGIIFAANYLGSTQLLSDKTPSKNIRMMQAQEAVSRIKTAQKVAQNRKKAPEAEPQPMTEVDLFISTQRIKVLNADSQEIMMDHPLRTISYIADIGNIVVLMARRRMPRPDSQENVEASDPGQDSKRQYKMICHVFESEDAQLIAQSIGQAFSVAYQEFLRANGINPEDLSQKEYSDLLNTQDMYNDDLIHFSKSENCKDVLVDKGKGEILGVVIVESGWGSILPTVIIANMMHAGPAERSGRLNIGDQIMSINGTSLVGLPLSTCQSIIKGLKNQSRIKLNIVRCPPVTTVLIRRPDLRYQLGFSVQNGIICSLMRGGIAERGGVRVGHRIIEINSQSVVATPHEKIVHILSNAVGEIHMKTMPAAMYRLLTAQEQPVYI, encoded by the exons ATGAACCCCCAGGACACTGAGCTTGGccaggaggtgatggaggacacCGATGCCCCTCATCGCCATCACCACGGTCGATCACACAGCCACAGCAACCAGGAGAAACGTTACCGCCGCTGCGAGGTTCCGGCCGGCGCCGGCAGCAGAGTCCGAGCTCCTCAGCAGCGAAGGCCACAGGAGCTGCAAGACATGGATCTGCAGGCAGaagctcagtgtccacagcccCAGCAGCCCCAGCCTATCCCTCGACCTGCAGTCACACGCTACCGGAGGCAGGGGGACAGCGAGGCCCGGATACGAGCTCAGCAGCTGAggcacagacagaggcagcaaCGAGAAGCAGAGCGGGCAcaacagcaggagaagcagcccCACGCAGACACCACCCAGGAGGACGAGCGAGAACGGGATGACTCCGTCCTGGCTCGCTCAGCAAGCACAGAGAGCGGCTTCCACACCCACACTGACCGGGCGGAAGGGGACGATGGCTTGGTGATGATGTGCCTGGAACCCGAGGGGCAGCCGGAGGTCGAGGATGATGCTGGAGCCTACGGAGTTCAGCTGCGGCCAGAGGCGGAGGGCTACACGGAGAGCGCTGAGGCTGAACAGCAACATCCCCACCCTCACGCCGCCTTCCTTCCTCAGTCTCCACCCCGACCCCGAGACCCCCTGTTCGACAGCCAAAACCCCCCGAGACAGGACGAAGCAGTGGAGAGCTGTGTGAGCGCTGGCTACTCCAACTACATGTACACCCAGCCCTTGGGCCTCAGCAGAGGACTAGCTGATCAGAACCTGGACACATTAGACAACGAACTTACAGACGAAGCCTACTCTGAGCCGTACGACATTTACACGCTGTCTGAGCATGTGTATGAGGAAATCTGTGATGCCCCTACTTCAGCTTCAAGTGCCACCGATGGGGCTGAGGGCACAGAGTCCCTCCAGCAGAGAAGGGCCGGCTTCCGACTTCTGGATGGCCGGGCAGGAAGCGGGGACTTCCATCAGCAGGAAGCGGTGGGCTCCCGCCTGCGCCACTATGACGAGCGCTCAGATGGCGAGTCGGACAGTCCAGAGAAGGAAGCGGAGTTTGCCCCGTACCCGCGTGCTGACAGCTGTGACCAGGAGGAGGACATTGACAGCATCGTGGCTGAGGTTAAAGAAAGCCTAAGCTCTCAGAGCCTGCACCACGCCGCAAACGACACCATCCAAGAAGACAATGAGCTGGACAAAGCCCAGCCCGACTCTCAGAGTGACTCAAAGCCCAAAGCAGCCAACCAAGCGAGGCCAGTGAGGAAGCAGCCTGTGAGCCCctcagaggaagctggagcagtTCGTAACTCCCAGGAGAAGAGGGACGCGATCTCTCTGGCCATCAAGGACATTAAGGAGGCTATAGAGGAGGTGAAGACCAGGACAGTGAGATCTCCATACACGCCTGATGAGCCTAAGGAGCCCATCTGGGTCATGAGGCAGGATCTGAGTCCCACCGCTGAGTGTGACCTGGAGCCGTCACTGGGGGGCGAG TCTCCTGGTTCAGgctcaccctctcctccaggAGCAGAGTCGTCCAGCAgacacctgctgcaggacagCAGCTTTGACTCCTCCCCTTCCAGTAAAGAG TCTAGGAGAAGCCTTGCATCCTTCCCCACATATGTAGAAG tccCGGGCCCATGTGACCCTGAAGATCTCATCGATGGCATCATCTTTGCAGCCAACTACCTGGGCTCCAcccagctgctgtcagacaagACGCCGTCCAAGAACATCCGCATGATGCAGGCGCAGGAGGCCGTGAGCCGCATCAAG ACGGCCCAGAAAGTGGCCCAGAACAGGAAGAAG GCCCctgaggcggagcctcagcccaTGACGGAGGTGGACCTCTTCATCTCCACACAGAGAATCAAAGTGCTCAACGCTGACTCTCAG GAGATCATGATGGACCACCCTCTGCGCACCATCTCCTACATCGCTGACATCGGCAACATTGTGGTTCTGATGGCCCGGCGCAGGATGCCTCGACCCGACTCTCAGGAGAATGTGGAGGCCTCAGACCCCGGACAGGACAGCAAGCGGCAGTACAAGATGATATGTCATGTGTTTGAGTCTGAGGAT GCTCAGTTAATTGCCCAGTCCATCGGGCAGGCCTTCAGCGTGGCCTACCAGGAGTTCCTACGGGCCAACGGCATCAACCCCGAGGACCTGAGTCAGAAGGAGTACAGTGACCTACTCAATACTCAGGACATGTACAATGACGACCTCATCCACTTCTCAAAGTCTGAGAACTGCAAAGAC GTGTTGGTGGACAAAGGTAAGGGGGAGATTCTGGGTGTGGTCATTGTGGAGAGTGGCTGGGGCTCCATCCTGCCCACAGTGATCATCGCCAACATGATGCATGCTGGACCGGCTGAGAGGTCGGGACGACTCAACATAGGAGACCAGATCATGTCCATCAATGGGACCAGCCTGGTGGGTCTGCCGCTGTCCACCTGCCAGAGCATCATAAAG GGTCTGAAGAACCAGTCTCGGATCAAGCTGAACATTGTCCGATGCCCCCCGGTGACCACGGTGCTCATCAGACGACCAGACCTCCGCTACCAGCTGGGCTTCAGTGTCCAGAACGGCATC ATCTGCAGCCTCATGCGCGGGGGCATCGCTGAGCGCGGCGGGGTCCGGGTGGGCCATCGCATCATCGAGATCAACAGCCAGAGTGTGGTGGCCACGCCCCACGAGAAGATCGTCCACATCCTGTCCAACGCTGTGGGAGag ATCCACATGAAGACGATGCCAGCGGCCATGTACCGGCTGCTGACTGCCCAGGAGCAGCCCGTTTACATTTAG